A single Ketobacter sp. MCCC 1A13808 DNA region contains:
- a CDS encoding ABC transporter substrate-binding protein, giving the protein MSLISSGINAKLNSTGQALTRLFCVFILGVVLSTQVKAAPVTVTDIVGRKVTLSQPLERFVMSEGRYVMALALVRPGNPVSGLKGMMQPVSWAYPKLEKQVFERFPEAKDIALFGANDQSSLSVEKLIDLKPEAAIFGIQDHGPGSKNKELLDQLQAAGIKVIFIDFRMDPLHNTLPSLKILSQLFASEQHAKKYIDFYQKKRDHIAATVANTKTKPGVFLQAHPGRFDCCVGMADGMLGPFVGFAGGNNIADAVAPGPVSKHTMEFLLVEDPDVWIGTASASPDDFAKGQNGVTLGLGVDRATAQKSLDQYLSSKEFQALTAVQKKRAHAIWHNFYNSPLNIVVLDAFARWIHPELFPDLDPEHTMSTIFAQYLPFDWSGSATSTNSR; this is encoded by the coding sequence ATGAGTTTAATCAGTAGCGGGATTAACGCAAAGTTAAACAGCACAGGGCAGGCCTTAACCAGACTGTTCTGCGTTTTTATTTTAGGGGTTGTGCTGTCAACGCAGGTGAAGGCTGCTCCGGTCACGGTGACCGATATCGTGGGCCGTAAAGTCACGTTGTCACAGCCGCTAGAGCGTTTTGTGATGAGTGAAGGCCGCTATGTAATGGCGTTGGCATTGGTGCGTCCCGGTAATCCGGTTAGCGGATTAAAAGGCATGATGCAGCCGGTGTCCTGGGCTTATCCGAAATTGGAAAAGCAAGTGTTCGAACGCTTCCCCGAGGCTAAAGACATTGCGCTGTTCGGTGCTAATGACCAAAGCAGCCTGTCGGTGGAAAAGCTCATTGACCTGAAACCGGAAGCCGCCATTTTCGGTATTCAGGATCACGGGCCGGGCTCCAAAAATAAAGAACTGCTGGATCAGCTACAGGCGGCGGGGATTAAAGTTATCTTTATTGATTTCAGAATGGACCCTCTGCATAACACACTGCCCTCCCTGAAGATTCTCAGCCAGTTATTTGCGTCCGAACAGCACGCAAAAAAATACATCGATTTTTACCAGAAAAAGCGCGATCACATCGCCGCTACGGTAGCTAACACCAAAACAAAACCCGGTGTATTTCTGCAAGCCCATCCTGGCCGCTTTGATTGTTGTGTGGGAATGGCCGACGGGATGTTAGGGCCGTTTGTGGGCTTTGCCGGTGGTAATAACATTGCTGACGCAGTGGCCCCTGGTCCGGTTTCCAAACACACGATGGAATTTTTATTGGTTGAAGATCCGGATGTGTGGATCGGTACTGCATCCGCCAGTCCGGACGATTTTGCCAAAGGACAGAATGGCGTGACCCTGGGGTTGGGAGTGGACCGCGCGACTGCTCAAAAAAGTCTGGATCAATATCTGTCGTCGAAAGAGTTTCAGGCGTTAACGGCAGTGCAAAAAAAGCGCGCCCATGCAATTTGGCATAACTTCTATAATTCCCCGCTCAATATCGTGGTGCTGGACGCGTTCGCCCGCTGGATTCATCCGGAGTTATTCCCCGACCTGGACCCGGAACACACGATGTCCACTATTTTTGCGCAGTATTTACCATTCGATTGGTCCGGTAGTGCGACCTCAACGAACAGCCGATAG
- a CDS encoding TonB-dependent receptor domain-containing protein codes for MNKSHVLGPLLVGVTGMSNPLMAQEDAATLDAVQVWGTEVHTSSVDLDDEAIAIRQSDHISDLLRPLPGVDVGGAHSLNQRITIRSMDDKDLNITIDGANQNNYMYHHMGNLQINTNILKSAEIAVGNNSVVNGGLGGAVRFKTKSADELLMPGQQVGAHLKYTFNSNASQSYSATGYGNITDSIDILGYYNLIERDNFEVGGGEIRDFQDNVVPGTDGTVRGLEGELDDALIKLGWDITEGQRLVLGYETYTDEGDYSYRPDMGLSTDLAIAVGLNTPLEFPTEYTRDTLTLNYDVEVGESTFFETTVFQNTSEFWRDESGLSQSTAGFIAASAAITQGEADNTGIKILGKTEIDGTITHGLVYGLDSVKYETNYRSQPLSGGLVESNEEATDSALYIEDKIGFGNGISVTPGVRYSVYDIESTVVTETYDDVTGALALEYEAANGFSARASTTQLFKGPELGEIFVGAGIDDAPNPDIEAETGYNHELFFGFQEAAWSLDQFSMGITFFQTEIDGYIYDYAASQTTGFSGKDNVGDMTNEGYEAYIGFDYRNLSVLWTYARANSELSAFAEYSYLQGARLDREQGNSRSLSVDYFVASRDLNLHWDMQLVNDLPAGADLDGASFDNAKEGYMVHNISLRWTPAQWEGLDLTLGVDNLFDEYYASQSSRTGLSKHPLFGDLFLLDYEPGRNVKVSVGYRF; via the coding sequence ATGAACAAAAGTCATGTTTTGGGGCCTTTGCTGGTCGGTGTTACTGGGATGAGCAACCCGCTGATGGCCCAAGAAGACGCTGCAACACTGGACGCGGTGCAGGTCTGGGGTACGGAGGTGCATACTTCATCGGTGGATTTGGATGATGAGGCCATCGCCATTCGGCAATCCGACCATATTAGTGATTTGTTGCGCCCGCTGCCGGGTGTCGATGTGGGGGGCGCTCATTCCCTCAACCAGCGCATTACCATCCGCAGCATGGACGATAAGGATTTGAACATCACCATTGATGGCGCTAATCAGAATAACTATATGTATCACCATATGGGTAACCTGCAGATCAACACCAATATCCTCAAATCCGCCGAGATTGCGGTGGGGAATAATTCGGTGGTGAACGGTGGTTTGGGTGGCGCAGTGCGCTTTAAAACCAAATCCGCCGATGAACTGTTGATGCCGGGGCAGCAGGTGGGGGCTCATCTCAAATACACGTTTAACAGCAATGCGTCGCAAAGTTATTCGGCAACCGGTTATGGCAATATCACGGACAGCATCGATATTCTTGGTTATTACAATTTGATAGAGCGCGATAATTTTGAGGTGGGTGGTGGCGAAATCAGGGATTTTCAAGACAACGTGGTGCCTGGCACTGATGGCACGGTACGCGGTTTGGAGGGTGAGCTTGATGATGCCCTGATTAAGTTGGGTTGGGATATAACCGAAGGCCAGCGTTTGGTGTTGGGGTACGAAACCTACACCGATGAAGGAGATTACAGTTACCGTCCGGATATGGGCTTGTCGACCGACCTGGCCATTGCGGTGGGCCTGAATACTCCGCTTGAGTTTCCTACGGAATATACCCGCGATACCCTGACCCTGAATTACGATGTCGAAGTCGGGGAAAGCACTTTTTTTGAAACCACGGTTTTTCAGAATACCAGTGAGTTCTGGCGCGATGAAAGTGGCCTGTCCCAGTCGACCGCAGGTTTTATTGCAGCCTCTGCAGCGATTACCCAAGGCGAAGCCGATAACACCGGTATCAAAATTCTCGGTAAAACTGAAATCGACGGTACTATTACCCACGGCCTGGTATACGGGCTGGATAGTGTGAAATACGAAACCAATTACCGCTCACAACCGCTGTCCGGTGGCTTGGTGGAGTCCAATGAAGAAGCCACGGATTCGGCGCTGTATATCGAGGACAAGATTGGTTTCGGTAACGGTATTTCGGTAACGCCGGGAGTGCGCTATAGCGTATACGATATAGAATCCACTGTGGTCACCGAAACCTACGATGACGTAACCGGAGCGTTAGCGCTGGAATACGAAGCTGCCAATGGCTTTTCGGCGCGGGCCAGCACCACGCAGTTATTCAAAGGGCCGGAACTGGGTGAAATATTTGTCGGTGCCGGTATTGATGACGCACCTAACCCGGATATTGAAGCGGAAACCGGATATAACCACGAGCTGTTTTTTGGTTTTCAGGAAGCGGCCTGGAGTCTGGATCAGTTCAGTATGGGGATTACCTTCTTTCAGACTGAGATAGACGGCTACATTTACGATTATGCAGCGTCGCAGACCACTGGCTTTTCCGGTAAGGATAATGTGGGTGATATGACCAACGAAGGGTATGAAGCTTACATTGGTTTTGATTACCGTAACCTGAGTGTGCTGTGGACCTATGCCCGCGCCAACAGTGAGTTGTCTGCTTTTGCTGAATACAGCTATCTGCAAGGTGCACGTCTGGACCGTGAACAGGGCAACAGCCGTAGCCTGAGCGTGGATTATTTTGTGGCATCACGGGACCTGAATTTGCATTGGGATATGCAATTGGTGAATGATCTGCCGGCGGGGGCTGATCTGGACGGAGCCTCTTTTGATAATGCCAAAGAGGGGTATATGGTGCATAACATCTCGCTGCGCTGGACGCCGGCACAATGGGAGGGGCTGGATCTGACTCTGGGGGTGGATAACCTGTTTGATGAATACTATGCATCACAATCTTCGCGTACCGGGCTATCCAAGCATCCGTTGTTCGGCGATTTGTTCCTGCTGGATTATGAGCCGGGTCGCAATGTGAAGGTGTCAGTGGGTTATCGGTTTTAA
- a CDS encoding helix-turn-helix transcriptional regulator: protein MKSSDCVNMETLNGLAGNAGVAVREPRIRSGSGNNNVLQGSFMLARYDSGMMIHTCDSTELADVDSEFELPPGIGVTAILNGELEFFANGERHYFDVRDSRTPQCFALFGNQPRTLKRCVRQGRYLRKINVSVDSSWLERYIGNDALLIDQTSNLLKGPTNLVSWQASRRLIALAEQILNPSYPTALQQSLLIESRALEILADSLSRLTDQQDNCPNQRALNRARDYIEANLSTIAGIGEVACHSGMSVSTLQRQFKRQYKRTVADYIRHRRMEWVRKGLEREEMSIGEAAYLAGYNHTSNFVTAYRRHFGTTPGRS from the coding sequence GTGAAATCATCAGACTGCGTCAATATGGAAACCCTGAACGGGCTTGCCGGCAATGCCGGTGTCGCCGTTCGCGAACCCAGAATTCGGTCTGGAAGCGGTAACAACAATGTGCTGCAGGGCAGCTTTATGCTGGCACGCTACGATTCCGGCATGATGATTCACACCTGTGACTCCACCGAGCTGGCCGATGTGGATTCCGAATTCGAACTGCCACCCGGCATTGGGGTGACAGCCATTCTGAACGGCGAACTGGAGTTCTTTGCCAACGGCGAACGCCACTACTTTGATGTGCGTGACAGCCGGACACCGCAATGCTTTGCCCTGTTCGGCAACCAACCCCGAACCCTAAAGCGGTGCGTCCGGCAGGGCCGCTACCTACGGAAAATTAATGTGTCGGTGGACAGCTCTTGGCTTGAACGATACATCGGCAACGACGCCCTATTAATAGACCAGACTTCCAATCTACTAAAAGGACCGACTAACCTGGTCTCCTGGCAGGCCTCACGCCGCCTGATTGCGCTGGCCGAACAGATTCTGAACCCCAGCTACCCGACGGCACTACAACAGAGTTTATTGATAGAAAGTCGTGCTTTGGAAATTCTGGCAGACTCCCTGTCGCGCCTAACGGATCAGCAGGACAACTGCCCCAACCAACGGGCCCTGAACCGTGCCCGCGATTACATCGAAGCCAATCTCAGCACCATTGCCGGTATCGGCGAGGTGGCGTGCCATTCCGGTATGAGTGTCAGCACCCTGCAACGACAATTCAAACGCCAATATAAGCGCACCGTGGCGGACTACATACGCCACCGTAGAATGGAATGGGTGCGCAAAGGGCTGGAGCGTGAAGAAATGAGCATCGGAGAGGCCGCCTACCTGGCGGGATACAACCACACTTCCAATTTTGTGACTGCCTATAGGCGGCATTTCGGCACCACACCGGGCCGAAGTTAA
- a CDS encoding TonB-dependent receptor plug domain-containing protein has protein sequence MGATQPGLANDDQETHSAKTKMEQVVVTANRAEKPLSTIPNTVTVIDDDELDQQININPDLSTILGNMIPSFAPSRQKLTGYGETLRGRDPLYLVDGVPQSNPLRDGSRDGYTIDPLMLERVEVLHGATYRLNDNWRVFDIYSVAREKTEIDGIELVLNWFASEVDTVGLRSSFIRGEYDSDNDGTVDSDLSGANMSPNRLNLSWDRIWTDLISTRLQMNHVYNRNFTELGRSYTPSCQGAWRLGRSPPDQSRSGQFTTDYSHPPRPRMKTCSKYTSIRCA, from the coding sequence TTGGGCGCCACACAGCCGGGCCTGGCCAACGACGATCAAGAAACCCATTCAGCCAAAACCAAAATGGAACAAGTGGTGGTTACCGCAAACCGGGCCGAAAAACCACTCAGCACCATTCCCAACACGGTCACCGTGATTGATGACGACGAGCTGGACCAACAAATCAACATCAACCCAGACCTTTCCACGATTCTGGGTAACATGATTCCCAGCTTTGCTCCCAGCCGCCAAAAGCTCACCGGTTATGGTGAAACCCTTCGCGGCCGCGACCCCTTATATCTGGTTGATGGTGTACCCCAAAGCAATCCACTGCGGGACGGTTCCCGTGACGGCTATACCATTGACCCGCTAATGCTGGAACGGGTTGAAGTACTCCACGGCGCGACCTATAGACTGAATGACAACTGGCGCGTATTCGACATTTACAGCGTGGCTCGTGAGAAGACAGAAATAGACGGCATTGAATTAGTCCTGAACTGGTTCGCATCGGAAGTGGACACCGTTGGTTTACGTTCCTCCTTTATTCGCGGCGAATACGATTCCGATAATGACGGCACCGTGGATTCGGATCTGTCCGGTGCAAACATGTCGCCCAACCGGCTGAATCTTAGCTGGGACCGGATCTGGACAGACCTGATTAGCACCCGCCTGCAAATGAACCACGTTTATAACCGCAACTTCACAGAGCTCGGACGCTCCTATACACCGTCCTGTCAGGGGGCATGGCGTCTCGGTCGAAGTCCGCCGGATCAAAGTCGATCCGGCCAATTTACCACTGACTATAGCCACCCCCCTCGTCCCCGCATGAAAACCTGCTCCAAATACACCAGCATCCGGTGTGCTTAA
- a CDS encoding arabinan endo-1,5-alpha-L-arabinosidase, which translates to MRALFLLSSLLLPITVLAFNNPTPGSDPQPEPDPPTGNTCDVGEYNPSSPPGSLNLSGNLITHDPTIIEDNGTYYILQTGSEADGLVLPGKRSTNLTYWEGTAGAFQQGNSPNWWQQRVPGVKNLWAPDLSRFNSQFHLYYSVSTFGSNHSCIGHASRSSMGAGSWNDHGPVICSTDRDNYNAIDANIVVDDNGTPWMSFGSFWDGIKMVMLNPDGSRSDNIVHSLASRGGGAIEAPVIVKRCGYYYLFVSFDKCCDGANSTYNIRVGRATSVLGPYIDKQGRSMMDGGGTQIVSGNYSWQGPGHNSVIFSGNKAYNLYHAYRAYSGEPNLRISDLVWDSSGWPVATGP; encoded by the coding sequence ATGCGCGCCCTTTTTCTACTCAGCAGCCTTTTATTGCCAATTACCGTATTGGCGTTCAACAACCCCACACCCGGTTCGGACCCGCAACCAGAGCCTGATCCACCCACTGGCAACACCTGCGATGTCGGCGAGTACAACCCAAGCAGCCCTCCCGGATCGCTCAATCTCAGTGGAAACCTGATCACCCACGACCCCACCATTATCGAAGACAATGGCACTTACTACATTCTTCAGACCGGATCAGAAGCGGATGGCTTGGTGTTACCGGGCAAACGCTCCACCAACCTGACCTACTGGGAAGGCACTGCTGGCGCATTCCAGCAAGGCAATTCGCCAAACTGGTGGCAACAACGGGTGCCGGGCGTGAAAAACCTGTGGGCACCGGACCTTTCCCGATTTAATAGTCAATTTCACCTGTATTATTCCGTTTCCACTTTCGGGAGCAACCATTCCTGCATTGGACACGCCAGCCGCAGCAGCATGGGCGCGGGAAGCTGGAATGACCATGGCCCGGTCATCTGTAGCACCGATCGCGACAACTACAACGCCATCGATGCCAACATCGTAGTGGACGACAACGGCACCCCCTGGATGTCTTTTGGCAGTTTCTGGGACGGCATCAAAATGGTCATGCTAAACCCCGACGGATCCCGATCAGACAACATCGTACATTCACTAGCATCACGGGGCGGCGGAGCTATCGAAGCACCCGTCATCGTAAAGCGCTGCGGTTACTATTATCTGTTTGTCTCGTTTGACAAATGCTGTGACGGCGCAAACAGCACTTACAATATTCGCGTAGGGCGCGCCACCAGTGTACTCGGCCCCTACATCGACAAACAGGGCCGAAGCATGATGGACGGCGGGGGCACTCAGATCGTATCCGGTAACTACAGCTGGCAAGGACCGGGCCACAATTCGGTAATCTTCAGTGGCAACAAGGCGTACAACCTGTACCATGCTTATCGCGCTTATTCAGGGGAACCGAATTTAAGAATTTCGGATTTGGTTTGGGATAGCAGCGGTTGGCCGGTGGCGACGGGGCCGTAG
- a CDS encoding sulfurtransferase TusA family protein translates to MTEHELDARGLLCPMPVIKTQTAIQQLPVGDHLKILATDPGVLHDIPAWCRVNGHKVLSTDQADRDITVVIEVCEGD, encoded by the coding sequence ATGACCGAACATGAACTGGATGCCCGAGGGCTACTGTGCCCGATGCCCGTAATCAAAACCCAGACCGCTATACAGCAATTGCCGGTTGGGGACCATCTTAAAATCCTGGCCACCGATCCCGGCGTGCTTCACGATATTCCTGCCTGGTGCCGGGTCAATGGCCACAAAGTATTATCTACCGATCAGGCGGATCGGGATATCACCGTGGTGATTGAGGTTTGCGAAGGCGATTAG
- the glnA gene encoding glutamate--ammonia ligase, giving the protein MSAKTLNLIKENNVRWVDLRFTDSRGKEQHVSLPVTEVKDDFFTEGKMFDGSSIAGWKGINESDMILLPDDTTAVIDPFTDETTLNLRCDIVEPSTMQGYERDPRSVGRRAEEYLVSTGIADSALFGPEPEFFVFDSVSWKSDMSGSMYSIFSEEAAWVSHEEFDRANIGHRPGVKGGYFPVPPVDSLHDLRAAMCSAMEQMGLTIEVHHHEVGTAGQCEIGVGPNSLVYKADEVQILKYCVHNVAHAYGKTATFMPKPLVGDNGSGMHVHQSLAKDGKNLFAGDEYAGLSKEALYYIGGIIKHARAINAFTNASTNSYKRLVPGFEAPVMLAYSARNRSASIRIPWVSGPKARRVEVRFPDPTANPYLGFAAMLMAGLDGIKNKIHPGDAADKDLYDLPAEEAKAIPTVSSTLTMSLDALEADKDFLMEGGVFTQDMIEGYVDLKRGEVEKLNMTTHPVEFEMYYSC; this is encoded by the coding sequence ATGTCTGCAAAGACTCTAAATCTTATAAAAGAAAATAATGTTCGCTGGGTCGATCTACGTTTCACAGATTCCCGCGGTAAAGAACAGCACGTCTCTTTGCCGGTGACTGAAGTTAAAGACGACTTTTTTACCGAAGGTAAAATGTTCGATGGCTCTTCCATTGCCGGTTGGAAAGGCATTAACGAATCCGACATGATTCTGCTGCCAGACGACACCACTGCGGTGATCGATCCTTTTACTGATGAAACCACGCTGAACCTGCGTTGCGACATCGTTGAACCTTCCACTATGCAAGGTTACGAGCGTGACCCACGCTCTGTTGGCCGCCGCGCAGAAGAATACCTGGTGTCTACCGGTATCGCAGACAGCGCCCTGTTCGGCCCTGAACCAGAGTTCTTCGTATTCGACTCTGTGAGCTGGAAATCCGATATGAGCGGCTCCATGTACTCTATCTTCTCTGAAGAAGCAGCCTGGGTTTCTCACGAAGAATTTGACCGCGCCAACATTGGTCACCGTCCTGGCGTTAAAGGCGGTTACTTCCCTGTTCCTCCCGTTGACTCACTGCATGACCTGCGTGCTGCTATGTGTTCCGCTATGGAACAAATGGGTCTCACCATCGAAGTGCATCACCACGAAGTGGGAACTGCCGGACAGTGTGAAATCGGCGTTGGTCCCAACAGCCTGGTATACAAAGCGGACGAAGTTCAGATCCTGAAATACTGCGTTCACAACGTGGCTCACGCTTACGGCAAAACGGCTACCTTCATGCCCAAGCCTCTGGTTGGCGACAACGGTTCCGGCATGCACGTGCACCAGTCTCTGGCTAAAGACGGCAAAAACCTGTTCGCAGGGGATGAGTACGCGGGCCTGTCTAAAGAAGCGCTGTACTACATCGGCGGCATCATCAAGCATGCCCGTGCTATCAACGCCTTCACCAATGCGTCCACCAACTCGTACAAGCGCCTGGTACCCGGCTTTGAAGCCCCTGTAATGCTGGCTTACTCAGCCCGTAACCGCTCAGCTTCTATCCGTATACCCTGGGTAAGCGGCCCCAAAGCACGTCGTGTGGAAGTTCGCTTCCCGGATCCCACTGCAAACCCGTACCTGGGCTTCGCAGCCATGTTGATGGCCGGCCTTGACGGCATCAAGAACAAGATTCACCCCGGCGACGCTGCCGACAAGGATCTGTACGACCTGCCAGCAGAAGAAGCCAAAGCGATCCCGACGGTTTCTTCCACTCTGACGATGTCTCTGGACGCACTGGAAGCGGACAAAGACTTCCTGATGGAAGGCGGCGTGTTCACTCAGGACATGATTGAAGGTTACGTAGATCTGAAACGCGGCGAAGTAGAGAAACTGAACATGACAACTCACCCGGTTGAGTTTGAAATGTACTATTCTTGCTAA
- a CDS encoding DUF4124 domain-containing protein, with product MRFTPTLLAAVMVISFSAQAETVYKYTDKDGNTVFTDEPTKGAEKMDVKPVATVPAIPVPKNTPEESQEKTAFEYKDIKITSPQPDENFINNGGKATVSVSLDPSLRAGDTIQLYFNGIPKSEPVRSTYFPFDNLARGSYAVTATVRDKDENVVGKSDTLTFYIRRSAIPQKK from the coding sequence ATGCGATTTACCCCCACCCTATTGGCCGCAGTGATGGTAATCAGTTTTTCGGCCCAGGCCGAGACCGTATACAAATACACTGACAAAGACGGCAACACCGTATTCACTGACGAGCCTACCAAGGGTGCAGAAAAAATGGATGTTAAACCGGTTGCCACGGTTCCGGCGATTCCGGTACCCAAAAATACTCCGGAAGAAAGCCAGGAAAAAACAGCCTTCGAATACAAGGACATCAAAATCACCTCCCCCCAGCCCGATGAGAATTTCATCAATAACGGCGGCAAGGCCACGGTATCGGTATCACTGGACCCCAGCCTGCGCGCTGGCGACACCATCCAGCTCTATTTTAACGGCATCCCGAAGAGCGAGCCGGTAAGGTCAACCTATTTCCCGTTCGATAATCTGGCACGAGGCTCTTATGCGGTCACCGCGACCGTTCGTGACAAAGATGAAAACGTGGTAGGAAAAAGCGATACCCTGACCTTTTACATCCGTCGCAGCGCCATCCCACAAAAAAAGTAA
- the glnL gene encoding nitrogen regulation protein NR(II), giving the protein MKAVNTVRVSKNYELPSRLMDHLTTAVMLLDDDLRVMYMNPAAEQLMAASMSQLLGTSIQHLFHDNDQSTQADLQSALRDLHPFTKREAQVFIGNNPQLVTMDYTITPITASNQTHSLLLELRPLDRLMRISREDNILNAHQATRALVRGVAHEVKNPLGGIRGAAQLLARELPDGAMTEYTDIIIAEVDRLRNLVDQMLGPRKLPKLALANIHEVLERVRSVLSAETGEPGSTDSVQIHRDYDPSLPELWVDKDQMIQAILNIVRNAKQALNESEDQANPIVVLRTRALRQFTIGHVRHRLLVLVEIEDNGPGVSREMQETMFYPMVSGRASGTGLGLSISQSIISQHHGLVECDSRPGQTIFRLLLPLEQPEGQFNVGA; this is encoded by the coding sequence ATGAAAGCAGTGAATACAGTAAGGGTATCAAAGAATTACGAGCTACCCAGCCGGCTTATGGATCACCTGACAACCGCGGTTATGTTGTTGGATGATGACTTGCGTGTGATGTATATGAACCCCGCAGCAGAGCAACTCATGGCGGCAAGCATGTCCCAGCTGCTCGGCACGTCGATTCAGCATCTGTTTCATGACAACGATCAAAGTACGCAAGCGGATCTGCAAAGCGCGTTACGGGATCTGCACCCCTTTACCAAACGTGAGGCGCAGGTATTTATCGGCAACAACCCACAACTGGTTACGATGGATTACACCATCACGCCGATCACTGCATCGAATCAGACACACAGTCTGTTACTGGAGCTGCGCCCACTAGACCGTCTGATGCGCATCAGCCGTGAAGACAACATTCTTAACGCCCATCAAGCCACCCGAGCACTGGTGCGGGGCGTAGCTCATGAGGTTAAAAATCCGCTTGGGGGAATCAGGGGAGCGGCACAACTGCTGGCGAGGGAGCTGCCGGACGGTGCCATGACGGAGTACACCGACATCATTATTGCCGAGGTAGACCGTCTCCGAAACCTAGTGGATCAGATGCTGGGGCCACGCAAGTTACCCAAGCTTGCCCTGGCTAACATTCACGAAGTTCTGGAGCGTGTGCGATCGGTACTCAGCGCAGAGACCGGCGAGCCGGGTTCTACCGACAGCGTACAGATTCACCGCGATTACGATCCCAGTCTGCCCGAGCTATGGGTCGACAAGGATCAAATGATACAAGCCATATTGAACATTGTGCGCAACGCCAAGCAAGCACTGAATGAGTCCGAGGATCAGGCCAATCCCATCGTGGTACTCAGAACCAGGGCATTGCGTCAGTTCACTATTGGCCATGTCCGCCACCGCCTGCTGGTGCTGGTGGAGATAGAGGATAACGGCCCTGGGGTCAGCCGGGAAATGCAGGAAACGATGTTCTATCCGATGGTGAGTGGCCGGGCAAGCGGCACGGGCCTCGGACTTTCAATTTCTCAATCAATAATAAGTCAGCATCACGGGCTGGTGGAATGCGATAGCCGCCCGGGTCAAACCATTTTCAGACTGCTGCTACCACTGGAACAACCAGAGGGGCAATTTAACGTTGGAGCATAA